From the genome of Thermosynechococcus sp. NK55a:
GCCGCTGGGCGCGAAAAGCAAAAACTTACCGAGCCTTCTACCAAGTTAACCCGCATCCACTGCTCGCTCATGGCTCTGGCTGAACACACTTGCTGTCATTTGCTGTCATTATAGAGGGCAGTGTCTCAGTGACAAGGTGGGGGATCTGCTTGGGGAGAATCTACGCTACGCCCGACTAGATATTCATAGCGCAGCAGTTCAAAACTCCGTTCACCGTAGCGATCGCAAATGTGTTCACAGCAACACTGAACCGCAAACTCATCCAGTTCCGCCGGTAGGATGCCGTACAAGTCCTCAAAAACCTCTGGGGTGACGCGGCAAAAGCGGGGGCGATTCTCATAGATACGACAGCGGCGGCTCAGGGGTTCAAAGTGAATACACCAGCCATCGGCACCAATGAGGGATTGGTAGAGGGCAAATTCCGCGTCATTGAGAATAGTGGGCACCTCTGGGCGATCGCTCAAGTCAAGGTAACAGCAGGCCCCACACCCTTGCATACACTGCCACTTTTTCATGCTTTTAGGATAATGCAACGGTTTCTGCGGGCATTGGTGTCTCAGCAGGCACCTCCTCCAGCCAAATTTGATCACTGCGGGGATCCACACGACTGACGCGCACCAGCACACACTCTCCCAACTTGGCCTGCCGTTGAAAGCGCATTGCCAGTTCCACCGCCAAATCCTCCAACAGAACCAGCCCCAGCCCCTCCTCAGGACGCAACCAACGCAGTAAAATGCCCCGCCACACCTCTTCGCGATGCCGCCGCAGATACTCTAAGCACCAATAGCGGTTGGTTTGCCGCTCCACAAGGGAAGACTCCTGAAGGGAAGACACCAGCCCCAGGAGAATTTCATTCAGTTGCTCGGGTGTTAGGGGTGGGGTTTCCCCCCGCAGGTGGGCTTTAATCTGACGGTGTGCCAGCAGATCCGTGTAGCGGCGAATGGGGGACGTCACTTGGCAGTAGGCATCAAGGCCAAGGCTCGCATGGGGATTGGGTTGGGTACCCATTTCACTGCGGGGCATACAGCGGCGAATGGCACAGTCGCGCACTATTCCAGCGGGTAGTTGCAGCAATTCCTCCTCTGAGGGCAGTTCTGGCGGCGCTTGACTGCGAAAGGGCAGGGGGATGCCCTCACGGGCGCCAAAATGGGCAGCCACTTCACCGGCAAGAATCATCATTTCTGCCACGAGCTGGCGGGCGGGTGAATCATGGAGGGGCGAGATTTCCACCTCTTCACCAGCCACTTTAATGTTTGGTTCAGGGATGTGGATGCGAATCGCTCCCCGTTGCCGTCGCCACTCACTGCGCCGCTGTCCCCATTGGGCGATCGCCAGCAGATCCGCTTCTCCAGTTACCCCTTGCTCCAAAATCATGTCCACATCGTCATAGCTAAGGCGATAGGTGGGACGAATCCAACTGGGGCAAATTTCGTACTCTAAAACCTCGCCACTCTCAGCCAAAAGAATGCCAAAACTCAGGGCGCAACAGGTTTGTCCCGCAACCAAACTCATCGGGCCTGTGGCCAACTCGGTGGGAAACATGGGAATCATCCCCGTCGGCAGATAGACTGTTGTGGCGCGGCGGCGAGCCTCCTGATCTAAAACATCATCCACCATCACCCAGCGGCTGGGATCGGCAATGTGAATCCAGAGCTTTTGGCGATCGCCCAGGACCTCTAGGCTAAGGCCATCGTCAATTTCTTGGGTGCTTTCATCGTCAATCGTATAGACCTTGAGATGGGTGAGATCGCGGCGCAGGGGAGCGTCAATGTCCGTGGGGGGTGAGGTCAGGCGTTCATGGGCCACAGCAAGTACCTTGGCAGAAAATTCAACATCAATTTGACTCCGGCGCAGGAAGAGATTTTCGTGCTCCGACCAAAGGCCGAGATCCACCAGCAGTTGGAATGCCCCTAGGGGTTGAGTAGGACGCTTTAACTCACTGAGGAGATCAATGGCAGCTTGGTGTTGGGCACTGGATTCAATGGCTATAGCATAACGTTCTAACTGTTCCAGGCG
Proteins encoded in this window:
- a CDS encoding YkgJ family cysteine cluster protein — protein: MKKWQCMQGCGACCYLDLSDRPEVPTILNDAEFALYQSLIGADGWCIHFEPLSRRCRIYENRPRFCRVTPEVFEDLYGILPAELDEFAVQCCCEHICDRYGERSFELLRYEYLVGRSVDSPQADPPPCH
- a CDS encoding ribonuclease catalytic domain-containing protein translates to MEKGTLIEFRVNNQRRLAVIDRPEGKKHWIAIDQHLQAHTIHPRQLTFTVPEERFRPQEIPTFWQQVQPLLDADSLEVAWEIIREENRTITPADLAELLFSERSAVACYAAYYLLSEDRFYFKLKGETYEPRPAAQVAELKHQSQREAQRLAEEVSFREHLAQALRGEAVEWSASDRRRLEQLERYAIAIESSAQHQAAIDLLSELKRPTQPLGAFQLLVDLGLWSEHENLFLRRSQIDVEFSAKVLAVAHERLTSPPTDIDAPLRRDLTHLKVYTIDDESTQEIDDGLSLEVLGDRQKLWIHIADPSRWVMVDDVLDQEARRRATTVYLPTGMIPMFPTELATGPMSLVAGQTCCALSFGILLAESGEVLEYEICPSWIRPTYRLSYDDVDMILEQGVTGEADLLAIAQWGQRRSEWRRQRGAIRIHIPEPNIKVAGEEVEISPLHDSPARQLVAEMMILAGEVAAHFGAREGIPLPFRSQAPPELPSEEELLQLPAGIVRDCAIRRCMPRSEMGTQPNPHASLGLDAYCQVTSPIRRYTDLLAHRQIKAHLRGETPPLTPEQLNEILLGLVSSLQESSLVERQTNRYWCLEYLRRHREEVWRGILLRWLRPEEGLGLVLLEDLAVELAMRFQRQAKLGECVLVRVSRVDPRSDQIWLEEVPAETPMPAETVALS